atccttcacaaccgaggataggagacgcgggggtgtacatgggtttcacgtacgtatcctttgtaccgaggatagaagtaagtaatgcgtacacgtaggttttacgtgcgtgcctgacatccgaggcagtaattggcatatgaccacgtaggtgttatcctaacctacggaaccgtcctgacatccgaggatcatggtaggtgatagtctaggaaaagcatatgtacgttcttagtcaatggtaacctttatcccattcccacgacccgggaatcccatgccttagcaggagtgtgaactcaccttgggtttgctcggtatgctaagtatgtgctcaaagtaaatcaatcacgtcctagggtatgcacgtatacacaatcagtttatatccaagttgttcacgtataggtgAAATCATGAAAGTACTAGCATGCAAACATCATCACAGAAATCATGCACATTACTTAACGACAGTTAGATAATCCGGTTAACgtttaacagagttaaatcaTGCTACTGTGCAAGTATACAAGTTGGCGAAACACttatttggcgaaacacattatTGACGAGACACTCCCTGTTTCGCCAaccacccttggcgaaacacaacccTGTTTCGTTGACTACacttggcgaaacacaatcttGTTTCGTCAAGCATCCCATCTCGTCAAGCATTCTAATTCGTCAAGTCTGTTACGTTGTATCATTAGTTACGTCAAACATACAGTTACACGAGAATCATGCAGTTAgatacagaaaccctaatcatagctactagccgtcatcatcatcataaatcatacTGAGGTCATATAACACAGAAATCACCATGAATCATAATCATTACATATACATCTCATATTCTGAACACAAAGCTCGTTAACAAATCCCGAATCTATATCAACCAAAAGCATACATGTAAAGATTACTCCAAGAACCGTGATCTAGAAAATAATCAGAATCTATCAATCATTGATAAGTACAACCATTGCAAGATTcatgaaaccctaatcaatatCAATTCCGCATAGGATTAGGAAATCGACTAGTCATACATAATCAAATCAATATCATCATACTCATAATCGTTCCAGGAATCAAACATAAATACAATCATGAATCGGGTAGTCACGAAATCGTGAAGCCGAATTAATACACAGACGACTAACCGAGATGGATGGGTGAGATGGTTAAGCGGTAGCAAAGTCTGAGAGGGCACACACAACTGCCGTCGCAACCAGGAAGGTTCTAGGGTTTCACTTCTGCCAAAAATGGCGAATGAAACAGAATACCAAGTCTAAAAAGTCACGTAACGCATTGGGCCATGATTGGGCCTCGATgaaactgggccggcgaaacaggatTGGCGAAACAGGCTTTCTGTTTCGTCGGATGGTTCTTGGCGAATCACTTATGATTCGTCGAGTCCTTAACGGCTAGTGGGCTTTATCCAATACGGGTTTACAATTACACTAACACATAATCAAGCAATCACGAAACACTTTCATTTATCACAACGTACACCTTACAAGTCAACCGAGTCAAACGACTAATCAGTCAAGgtcaacagtcaaagtcaacatgcATTTAAAGttgaaaggtcgagttgtcacatataaaACCACGCGATCTGGACCTCCCTGCGAACTGAACATATCTTTCAACCTTTACTCTCATGCAAAAATTAAGGTTTTCACATGCACTAATGAAGTATTAATTATGCTGACAATCAATAATCACATGCAATCAAAATATCATGGCCGACAAATTTTAGCAAAACAATTTCTAAATGGACCGAAACTACTGTCACATAATCACATGGGCTGCACACAATTTTGATGTCACTTTATAATTGGACCTCTCACAATTTTATTTGACCACAAAAGTGTATAGCAGACAACAATTGATACCCACTAAACCGACATTCTGTTTAATCCTACACATGCAAACTTTGAATTTTTATTAATAGGGCCGATTGATATAAAGTGGACTGACAAATTTGATATTAAACCTTTGCTGATTGGACCGAGAATTAATGGGTTGCAAATGACTTTAATACCAACAAAATGTAATTGGGCCGAAACTCTTGTTCACATGTGCTAACTCATTCAAAAGACTGTGCAATTTATTGTTTCACATGGATCGATGTTCTTTAATGCAAACAACCGTGACCGACAAACACTTTGATAGAACCGTCCAACTTTAATCACGTGATAACAGTTTGAGTTATTATATGCTGACAACAGACTTAACTATTTATTAATGATTGGGCCGATAACATTCAAAGCACATGGGTCTGACAATTTGAATTCACAATCTAATAGGGCCGCAAAACAATTAATACTTCTGATTGGACCGATGATATTCAAACGAAATAATAGTTTCAAGCGGGATCAGGCTCTATtttttttcaagcggaatcacacgAATGATTCAAGCGGAATCCTGAAGTAAcctgttggagcgaaatcaaaacaATTCTTGGAGCGGGATCACGATTTCAGGCGGAATCAAACAAGATTTCGAGCGGAACCTCACTTACAAGCGGAATCAAGCGTAaacttcgagcggaatcagacaaaAAACGtgacttcaagcgaaatcagacccAAAATGTTGTTGACGTCATCTTTACTCGTTACATTTCAAGCGAAGTTACGAATTTTTGTAAGATTTAGATCGAATTTTAAGCTAAAactttcaaggattgattaaaacatgTTTGCGCACAACATATGTGAATTTTAGctgattttaaccgtaaaaagaTGTAGATATTGAAAAGAAGGGGTAGAAACCAGAAATTTTCAGCTGAATTTgacagaactcctcctcctgagctctgataccatttgtagGATTGTTTgtagacccgaacgagtcgttcagagaagttttaatcagttacaggtgcggaaaacaagtaactgaTGAAGAAATAGCTAgcaattcacttaaatcacttcTCTGATTAATATTACAACTTGTACATTCAAGAATCAaactggcagcacctcggtatgattttctgattccccacgaaatgacaatatcacaagcctatttatagtatttctgattccccacgaaataaCTAATTTCTAATTCCCCACGAAAGTGTAATTTTCTAATTCTCCACGAAATGACATgtccatttcgtgggaaatcaacatttcgtgggaaatcaccatttcgtgggaaatcaccatttcgtgggaaatcaactcTACAACTCTATTTTcccgtacaatgtgccctgatctaacatatctagtactagactcgatacaagacgaagtcgacagatgtatgcaccaacattgGGAGTGGAACGCTACCCATTTTTGACCCAAGAACAAAACCAATTGGAACAACTTAATAATTATATGAGTAGTTTTGTTTTAAGTGCAAGTATAGATAATTGGCAATGAGAACCAGATAAGATGGAGTATTTTCGGTATCATCATGCAGGGAACTACTAACCAAAACTTTGTTCTGTATTACCCGTTTGAGTGGATTAAATGGGCAcccaaattaaaaaaacaaatattttcAAATGGAGAGGCGTTCAAAATAGGCTACCAACACTTAAAAATCTACATAAAAGAAGGGTTCTTAACGGATCAACATCATGTAGATTTTGTGAAGATCAAGACGAAGATGCGGAACATTTATTTGTATCGTGCGGCATATCATGTGTCATATGGAATAAGATCTGTAAATGGTGCAACATCCCAAATATTTCGGCAACAACAATAAAACACTTGATAGAGATACACAAAAAGATTGCAACAACAAAACAAAAGAAGAAGGCGATCCAGTTAATAGTGTTAACAACATGTTGGGAGATATGGAAAGCGAGAAACGAACTAATCTTCTCAGGCAAAAGTATAAGCATCAACATAATATTCGGTGGAATTCAAGCTAAAATTTTTCTTTGGGCAAAAAGAATCAACTTGGGGTAGCAGAACTGGGTGTCTTTTTTAATGTAATGTGAATGAATGATGTCGAATGTAACAAAAGTTAGGCGAAAAGATGGGTGAGTttagggctgttcatgagccgagccgagccgagctagggcaAGCTTGGGCTCGGCttgattataaaccgagctggctcggctcggctcggatttgaaaccgagctgaaaatctaagctcaggctcggcttggttttaaaccgagctggctcggctcggcttgatttggctcgattttaaaaataaaagttaatacgtagctctcaaaattcagtattctaaaatattattcaatacttcaaaagaacatattcaaaataagttcaacctaatacactacaagccaaaatcacgttcaacaatgcaaaataagttttatatttcaagtaaatacaatatttgttTATAAGCACAAcaatcaacctttaaatatgtcatagatatcaaactacaagcctaaatacatataaataataatcacttttttgtaacatattatatgtatataaaaataaaatatattataagcaaaataattcgagctaagccgagccgagctaccaagcgagccaaaccgagccaatttggctcgtcacgagccgagccgagctaggctcactttctaaccgagccgagccggctcggctcactttcaaaccgagccatatTGAGCAAGCTTTTTCTAAGCTAAATCCGAACGAGCTTCGAGCGAGCTCCGAGACGCGAGCTTTTTGGACAGCCCTAAGTGAGTGTGTATGGTGTTGTATAGTCTAGTGTCTTGCTTATTTAAAGCATTGTACATAGATTTGGTGTTGAATAAAATGAcctttgtcgttcaaaaaaaaagttatgtGTTGTAAGTCGCAATAATATCGTCTATACATGTCATAACATCCATCTAGATAAACGTTCACATGCTACATGTTACTACATGATGTCAAGATGCACATGATCCTACATTGACATTTCATGATGAATAGAAATGTTGGAGTCTTGCCATGAGACTTGACCCCATTGACATATAAAGTCAACCTATCATTGCTATCTAAAATAAACCCAAACTCCATAACAATACAAAATCCTCATTCATCTGCCCCACTCTCATTCTTTTTTAGCAACCACTCTCATAATTCTATATACCTCTAATCTTACCTTACCTTACCTTACCCACTTTATAAGCTTACAACCACCCCTTTTCAATCAATACTTAAGTTCTCAAGCTTACAATGGAGGAATCCGCGGCATGCAATTTGACACAAGTGTATGAAGATCTAATAAGAGATCTTCTCGACGAAAACTCGCCATTCCTTTTGCAACCTCAAGAAATCACTAGTGATTCATATGATAACTCCGTTAATAACCTCCTTTCAAACTTATACTCCGGCCCAACAATATCGGATATTGAAACCGCCTTATTAGCTACCAGTTACACAAACCACACCCAGGATTTTTCAGCATTAGCCAGGTTTGTACCTTCATAAACATTTAGTGTTTCTTTCTAATTAATGCATACTAGGTTTTCATGTGTTTCTCACAATAAACAAGGTTTGGAAAAAAGTTCACATCCATCTATCTTTTTTAACAACTAACTCACACCCTCTAATCCTACTTTGAAATCTATACACATATGTTCACCATTGGACTTGAATCCTTAGCCATGTGCGGAGGGACACCTTTACTACACACTTTGATACCACTAGGCAACTCTATGACATCTATCTATCTattaaatatatatgtgtgtgtgtattttataaaaattaatatatgcATAGGGTTTCTTTTTTGGCAATAAGAGGATATGATTCAGTCATTAAACTGAACCTTGGTTTGTGCTTTACACACATCATGATCTTACTGAGTTCCTAAAGCTATATATTAGATAGTTTGACTTTGTGTAAGTATTCAtgcatgtgtgtgtatatatatatacacacacacacacaatagtaAAGGCGTATAAACTAACAAGTGGCATGCATGGTTAATCTGTTTGTGCAGGATTGCAGATATGGAGAGAGGGGTAAGTAGGGCTGAGAACAAGTATATACTGAAAATAAAAAGCAGTGGGAATGTGTTGGCAGATGATGGTTACAAATGGAGAAAGTATGGTCAGAAGTCTATTAAGAACAGCGCCAACCCCAGGTAATTAACTATATAGATTTAAAATTTTATACTGATAAAGAAAATACACGGGAAAATAataaaaggaaaaattacaaaaatagcaATTGACCATCATTACTTTCAAAAGTAGTCATCTCATTCGTTCTTGAAGGATGCATCTCTCGCATGATACATACGACACTTCAAAGACGTATGAAGTGACTATTTTTTAAAAGTTATGGTACCATAATAAAAACAACCCTTTTGGTCAAGTCACTTTTTACCGAAATAGTTTTGACTTCTCGACAAAATCCGGTTAGATTTCAGCTTTTGTTGGTGCATTATGTTTTGACCTTTTATTTTCGTACGTGTGACCACCGACAACACTGTAAGTCAATCACTAGCTTTTCTCAAAAATGTGAAATATATGTTTGATATTGACATTACATTCTACCaattttttgggattttttttaccaataaaagatttattattaaattagatttattttgagaaaaataatttaaaaaaaatcctcAATGgtctaattaaaaaaaatcaaaaaggtTAAAACATTTATATATCTACTTTTTTTCCATTTTAAGTATGCACGTTTGTCAAAAATAGTCATTTTCACATCAATGTTATTAAATTTACTTGTTAACTAAATAAGTCTGTCATttaggaaagaaaaagaaaaaccgAAAACCCTATCAATGTTATGTTGATTACAGGCCCCTCAAACTTCACTCACAAAACTCACTAATATTAATGTGTAGAAAAGTTGCAGAAGTTTAAAATGAAGAAAGCTTGCTGTTCGATATATCAAAGAAGGGTTAAAAGCTTCTGTATTATAACTAAAAGATGAAAAGGGTGTACATGTTTATTAAAGAAGTGAGGCTATTTATAGCCATACAATTACAACGTGGGAAGTAATAAATAAAGAATATACTTCTTATTCTACTAAATATTCGGTCTAAAGCACGACCTCTTCTTCTCCTTGTGAATCGGTCAAACCTTGAATTTTCTTTATTCATCATGGAGCATGCAACGTGATTATAATTTCATACGACAATTCACTGCATGTGACCTGTGACTCGTGTAACCCGTGAACAAACCCGAGTAAACACGTAACCCGTTTGACCCGTTGAACCATGACCCGATAACGTGCCGACCCGTGACCCGTAAACGAACCCGATTAACCCAACATGTTATTAGATTTACTTATTAACTAAATAAGTCTGTCATTTAGGTATGAATAAGAAAAATACAACCGAAAACCCTTTTAGATTCATTTTTGTGCATGACTCTTTTAACAAAATCAATTATTAAATGATACTAATATTATTAATGTTATATTGGAAGGAGGTTTGGTGTATTTATCCTAAAAAAATAAAGGAAATGTGATACTGTTAATgttatattaaacatatatatgAGTGTGTGTAACACAATATTATAAACAACATGGAAtaacaaatgttttttttttcttgatacAGAAACTATTACAAGTGTACAAACCCCCGTTGTGGTGCAAAAAAACAAGTAGAGCGATCAAATGATGACCCGGACACATTGATCATTACTTACGAAGGACTTCACCTTCATTACATGTACCCGTATCTCATATTTGGCCAATCCAAGAATCTTGACCCACCAACTAAGAAGTCTAGAAAGCACAATGTCGAAACAACGGCAGATCAACGTCAACCAGCGAAAGACTCGGAGGAAACCATAAGACATGATTGGCTTGATCAACATACATCAACGATATTAGCAAACCATGACCCTCAAGTAGAATTGACCTCCCAAGGATTGCTTGAAGATATGGTTCCATTACTTGTACGAAATCCTATCAACTCGTTCAAATCTTGTTCTTCACCATCTCATCGTTCTCCGGGTGATTCACCTTCGGGTTCGTGGTCCCCCAACTTTTGATGTTTACTTATTTGTGTGTAATATATTGATGCATCACATATATCTAATAAATTAGGTTAAGTTTTCAAAAGTTGTTTTCATTGGCAAAAAGTGTATTTGTACCTTGTTAGACAAATCTACTGCTATATACGTATATATAGTAATgttgtattatatatatagtaatgttgtattatattaatatatattgaGTGTTGTTAAATGTTAtaaggggaggaggggtggttcactagtgatagtttCTATCACTCCAACTATCCAATAAAAACATgtcatgtcatcaaccaaatttctatcactagtgatagaaatgtaggagggtggaatcactagtgatggaattctatcactcccaaactttttttaattttcattttaaaattataaatttcactaatttttttaattttttgttttaaaatactagaaacatacaataaaacactaaaattaaaaatttcattaaatttaaaacatactacttcaatttaacatactagaaacatacaatttaaaaaaaaaaaaaacctactcctcgtccgaatccggaaactccaaacctaaagaacctactagttcgattaaatcgaatCTCAACCGAAACTGAGTTTCTTCGTTACGCAATTGTAAATGgatatcttgtggaacttgaacttgtgtaggaggatccggcacccaatccgGGGAAATTGTACGTCcgttgtaacaacccgcactttcgtgcgttgttactactcgatacactcgttacgcctagcaccagagattcagatcataatgtaactatatcagatatatcgctaaatcgaagtatgaTCGAATAATTaagcatattctatcgctatttcaaacctattttcataaattataacactcacgatgatgttgagtgagggcttaatctaccctcctcgataaccgtgaggtgtcaaaacataaacaagcaacgctaacaaagactaacgggtgagtaccatgtctccagccatcgtgatGATGACGGCAACATGAGCAAGTAGTAcgccgataatcattgtggcacatcacatcgaagaacgcactcgaaggcacgcgtaactcgatcatcgcaccgaatattggatatatagatGCATATATGcgacccttttgtgattaattataataaataattaaataattatataaatatatgaaaatatggcccaaacagtcgaaaccgcaccaaaaacgaggatcaaGGGCTTCCatacggacgggccagccaaacggttgggccagtcgatcggacgggccagccgatcggctgggccgcccgatcgaacgggccagccgatcggctgggccggccgatcggacagaacaACCAACCGGCTGGACCACCcaatcgaacgggccagccgatcggctgggctgtccgatcggacaggccagccgatcggttgggccaacCGATCCGGCCCGCCTTTCCTCCTTCTTTCTcctcccttgcctataaatacctctcTTTTCACTCCAAACACTtcttgttgctgctgctactcgACCAGGACGTTCTTGaccacttttctctcgatttcccccgattcttgtaagttttcaacccaaatCCTGTACTTCTATAATCTATAATCAAtcctacacctttctacctttcataatccaacttttaaccgtgaagtcaacggatttggagtgttctagggtgatgtcaccatggagatCTTccaaggtgatgtcatcccatgaagaacaactcagatccgaatggtttccgTACGATTTTACGTAAATCTCGTCTAAATCTATGTTTTCCAATCAAGAAGTTACAgatttgagatgttctagagtgatgtcatcataaagttcttatgaacttcaagtgttggcctcattccaccaagaacaactcggATCTAAGAACTTCCGCaagaataatcaaggttttcacatcagatctatacataaaaatggtagaaacagagcttagaccgatcttctactcattcttagtgtcgtgttggtcaaggatctgattcctaccgaagagacggccaatttcgggttaaacacggaaaaaccgccaaACACGGCCAGTACTGATgagacggggtgattcccggccgttagaacatGTCGGAATTGATGGGGTTTCAGTTGTTTAACACGTCAcaacaacgtctcgaccaaaaccaccgaaAAACACGCGAAATCATCGAAAGAACAGCTGGACAGGCTggtcgatcgagcggcccagtcgatcgagcggcccagccgatcggctggaccagccgatcgaacggcccactcgatcgaacggcccactcgatcgaacggcccactcgatcgagcagtcCGTCCGAATGGGCCAGTTCCAATCCAATTTTCGTCCAATTTCATGTAATTTgataccgtttaacgcgtaacccaatactcatgtaattagtctgaaatcaggacattctcaggcatcatcccgtcaatccaaccaaatacgcactgtgagtatacttggccccttttatcgaattttgggtgtaacatatgttccttataaatcgaacttatcaaacgaatgattcaaattgttaatctatcacttgcgaataactgtttgcatagatatacgtgatgctagttgcatgtatgctaggacttatactcgtgacgtcccacccaaACTAGtgtagtactattgcgcccgacggggtctagttatgccatcgaagagtcgagcatcgaggacttagctggtagtatcatttttgtgagtatatatgtcgtgtattacgtttatgcatatggaaattcgcagcacttttaatctattattctattacatatcaaacctgtatactcgccaatacttctgtattgacattattttaacgtatgttgcaggattagtcgaagcctacatcaaatcaagctaggaagtctagaaacccaccTAAATTCTAGGTTgacggatttgtattgttcgagaggacaagaaatctgtgatgacttatgtgattgtattatttgttagtatgggataacgaatgtaataaatattatcgcaatatagttgttatggattctcttgagcaatctgattcgcctagtgccgcgccccgatgattccgccatcggttggggtgtgacagattggtatcagagccataactatagggaattaggcaagactcgacctagtccgggtcgacgtcttagagaatgacctagtctatagtctaagcacccacaggctgcctcgtacgaacccagtagggtttatattgcgcctacctgatgcTTCCGATCGAAATTTCAAGAAATATgactttgtgtgaaccccgcatactacaacttcacacgaagaagcctttcctaaggctgaaatactacttagcctttcctaaggcggaCATAATGCACgtgttttcgaaaatactcgcatctcacaaccgAGCAATCCAGTcaagaccaggtgtgaaaaccagtaactctcgataggattacTCACTCAacgcatttttctagcacgagaatctttcgttgagtcaggagtgacatccatacctcgacgaaaACCTCCCTTTCGAAATTCTAGTGAAGCTCTCGGATTCATTCGATGAGCGAAACCACAAATTGGGAACGAAACTGTTAAgcaaggggtgaaacccgtaccttaatgtaccgttccactccctaaaatatttttcaaaaagctctcaccagggactcggccatcacaatgactcgagcctcgcgatgacttggaggatgaatgccatgagttgcatcccagtggaagcataaacctCCAGAGTCAACGTgtgtgcacgaacttgttgggtgtgattgagttaccttggatagtcgacgcctaaacacccgaggcactccgagcATTTTACTAAGCCTACAACTCGACGGATTTTACAATTTAATgaatcagttacgttttatgtGTTTAACTGCGATTATCAATTTTCGCTTCCTATATACAAAACGCAccactcgcacagccatcgcaatccaaaacaaagaccgaatgatcgcaacaaaactaatgtccgATTCCCCTCGCAATCCCTCCCTTaacgcgtcctcgcgcattctaaaccgtgatatatgtgtgtgtaagtaTGAACTACAACTGTTTATATCTAAGTACAATCAAGACATTGTGTGAAAATCTAGGAagttcgtgtctcctatgtggctcctatgtaaAGTCTATTTATATTGCACATTACAAGTTTcgatcgcgctcaatcgcatcgtaaacccgaaatcattatgatcgaatctcattccgaatctctctctgtctagatgccttccaacaactctatctcgaaacgaatagctaggagaagagccaaacgaagcgccaataagaggattgcctcgattgtgaccaaggaagtggtcaagctcattcctcaaattgtcgctcaagtgcactctctcagcaacgctcgagccgcgaaggactctaagacggaagagccgcaatctactttcctctacaaacacttcaaagcctgtgacccgatggagtTCACAGGAGAAGGAGGTGCGACCCAActgctccagtggttcgattctatcgaagtcactcttcgacaaa
Above is a window of Helianthus annuus cultivar XRQ/B chromosome 14, HanXRQr2.0-SUNRISE, whole genome shotgun sequence DNA encoding:
- the LOC110917334 gene encoding probable WRKY transcription factor 49, coding for MEESAACNLTQVYEDLIRDLLDENSPFLLQPQEITSDSYDNSVNNLLSNLYSGPTISDIETALLATSYTNHTQDFSALARIADMERGVSRAENKYILKIKSSGNVLADDGYKWRKYGQKSIKNSANPRNYYKCTNPRCGAKKQVERSNDDPDTLIITYEGLHLHYMYPYLIFGQSKNLDPPTKKSRKHNVETTADQRQPAKDSEETIRHDWLDQHTSTILANHDPQVELTSQGLLEDMVPLLVRNPINSFKSCSSPSHRSPGDSPSGSWSPNF